The following are from one region of the Gloeomargarita lithophora Alchichica-D10 genome:
- a CDS encoding ABC transporter ATP-binding protein, translated as MLRLEHIQKIYPTGEVLKDINWEVKTGDRIGLVGANGAGKSTQLKIIAGEIEPTAGHIVKPTNFKVGYLSQEFAVDLANTVKVEFWTVFAEANQIQAELAQVNLALEQIKEGEDFNPLLKKLDRLQRRFEELYGYELESQIDKILPELGFSPEDGDRRVGEFSGGWQMRMNLGKVMLTSPDLMLLDEPTNHLDLETIQWLEEYLKGQKVPMVIVSHDRTFLDRLCTQIVETERGISSTYLGNYSRYLEQKTENRDAQLSSFERQQKYIEKQQVFVERFRASANRSTQAKSREKLLDKMQKIEAPETQVRTLKFKFPSPSRSGKITVTIKNLTHAYGDKILFLGADLEIENGDKVAFLGANGTGKSTLLRFIVGTEMPNESEITYGHNVQIGYFEQNQAEALDLHRTVLDTIQDEFPDRDHQEVRSLLGQFLFSGDTVFKKVRDISGGEKARLALAKMLWKPVNFLILDEPTNHLDIPAKEMLENAIQEYAGTVAIVSHDRYFIAQTATKIVEIRDGLLHVYLGNYDYYLDKKEAEKREQARKSAELAKQNKVKRKK; from the coding sequence ATGCTTCGCCTTGAACACATTCAAAAAATTTACCCGACAGGTGAGGTTCTCAAAGATATTAACTGGGAAGTGAAAACTGGCGATCGGATCGGTTTGGTGGGGGCGAATGGGGCGGGCAAGTCAACCCAACTAAAAATTATTGCGGGGGAGATCGAGCCGACCGCAGGCCACATCGTCAAGCCCACTAACTTCAAAGTAGGCTATCTGAGTCAGGAATTTGCAGTCGATCTTGCCAATACCGTCAAAGTTGAATTTTGGACTGTTTTTGCGGAAGCCAATCAGATTCAAGCGGAACTGGCGCAGGTAAATTTGGCACTTGAGCAGATTAAAGAAGGGGAAGATTTTAACCCCCTCCTCAAAAAACTAGACCGATTACAACGGCGATTTGAAGAACTGTACGGCTACGAACTGGAAAGTCAAATTGATAAAATTCTGCCGGAGTTGGGTTTTAGTCCAGAGGACGGCGATCGGCGGGTCGGTGAATTCAGTGGTGGCTGGCAGATGCGGATGAATTTAGGTAAAGTCATGCTGACCAGTCCCGATCTGATGCTTTTGGACGAGCCAACCAACCACTTGGACTTGGAAACAATTCAATGGTTGGAAGAGTATCTGAAGGGGCAAAAAGTGCCTATGGTAATCGTCTCCCACGATCGTACTTTTTTAGATCGGTTGTGTACGCAAATTGTGGAGACAGAGCGGGGTATTTCTAGCACCTATCTCGGCAATTATTCACGCTATCTAGAGCAAAAGACGGAAAATCGGGATGCCCAACTGAGTTCCTTTGAACGGCAACAAAAATATATCGAAAAACAACAGGTATTTGTGGAGCGGTTTCGTGCCAGTGCCAATCGCAGTACCCAAGCCAAAAGCAGGGAAAAACTGTTAGATAAAATGCAGAAAATAGAAGCTCCAGAGACTCAAGTCCGCACCCTCAAATTTAAGTTTCCTTCCCCATCTCGGAGTGGTAAGATTACAGTCACCATCAAAAATCTTACCCATGCTTACGGTGATAAAATTCTCTTTTTAGGAGCAGACTTAGAGATCGAGAATGGCGATAAAGTAGCATTTTTGGGGGCAAATGGTACGGGAAAATCCACTCTGCTCCGTTTTATCGTTGGCACGGAAATGCCCAATGAAAGTGAAATCACCTACGGGCATAATGTGCAGATCGGTTACTTTGAGCAAAATCAAGCTGAAGCATTGGATTTGCATCGAACCGTATTGGATACCATCCAGGATGAATTTCCCGACCGCGATCACCAGGAAGTACGCAGTTTATTAGGGCAGTTTCTCTTTTCAGGGGATACCGTATTCAAGAAAGTGAGGGACATCAGCGGTGGCGAGAAAGCCCGCCTCGCCCTGGCGAAAATGCTCTGGAAACCCGTAAATTTCTTAATTTTAGATGAGCCGACCAACCACCTCGATATACCTGCAAAAGAGATGTTAGAAAATGCTATTCAGGAATATGCAGGTACGGTGGCAATTGTTTCCCATGATCGTTATTTTATCGCTCAAACTGCTACCAAAATTGTGGAGATTCGGGACGGGTTACTGCACGTCTATCTTGGTAATTACGACTACTACTTAGATAAGAAAGAGGCAGAGAAGCGAGAGCAAGCCCGCAAAAGTGCCGAATTGGCGAAACAGAACAAAGTCAAACGTAAGAAATAA
- a CDS encoding thioredoxin domain-containing protein, with protein MANRLVHAQSLYLRKHGHNPIDWWPWGSAAIAQARKDNKPIFLSIGYSSCHWCTVMEGEAFSDQAVADTMNQYFLPIKVDREERPDIDHIYIQAVQLLIGQAGWPLNVFLDPQDLAPFYGGTYFPLTPRYGRPGFLELLRAVRQRYDQGKDQVEMVKSQILEYLQSPGKGQSLSTLDKNMLDNGYRKATSILSYQGPGNCFPMIPYAQAVLQSSRLGAPLNTEHPAVQRGINLVLGGIFDHVAGGWHRYTVDPTWTVPHFEKMLYDNGLILEYISNLWSAGVQDDSLRRAVEKTVAWLGREMRSEAGYFYAAQDADNFVHAEDREPEEGRFYVWSDQELRQLLNDAELKGLEAAFDMETNGNFEGLTVLQRLQGGRLANGVESALDKLFTHRYGSPSELCLKFPPAVDAQQAKTMNWPGRIPPVTDTKMIVAWNSLMISGLARAAMVFQEPNYGKLATQCAEFILKSQWVNGQLYRLNYDGQVAVIAQAEDYALWIKALLDLHQMAVSLPGEVNPELWLIKAQEFQAVFDEHYWSITSQGYYATAAAASGDLLVRERPCEDNAIPSANGVALTNLVRLALLAGDLTYLERAERGLQAFGQIVQEAPQSCPGLITALDWWFHPIQVKTRPEILAQIAGQFFPTTVLQPATDIPAVALVCQGLTCQEPATSLETALEQLARYQS; from the coding sequence ATGGCCAACCGTCTCGTCCATGCCCAAAGTCTTTACCTGCGTAAGCACGGCCATAATCCCATTGATTGGTGGCCTTGGGGGTCAGCGGCGATTGCCCAAGCCCGTAAGGATAATAAACCCATTTTTCTTTCGATTGGTTATTCCAGTTGCCACTGGTGCACGGTGATGGAAGGGGAAGCATTTTCGGATCAGGCGGTGGCGGACACCATGAATCAGTATTTTTTGCCCATCAAAGTCGATCGGGAGGAACGCCCGGACATTGACCACATCTACATCCAGGCGGTGCAGTTGCTGATTGGGCAGGCGGGCTGGCCTCTGAATGTGTTTCTTGACCCCCAGGACTTGGCACCTTTTTACGGCGGCACCTATTTCCCCCTCACGCCCCGCTACGGTCGCCCCGGATTTTTAGAACTCCTGCGGGCAGTACGTCAGCGGTACGACCAGGGCAAAGACCAGGTGGAAATGGTCAAATCCCAGATTTTGGAGTATTTGCAATCCCCTGGTAAAGGGCAATCGCTTAGTACATTGGATAAAAATATGCTGGACAATGGCTATCGTAAAGCCACCAGCATTTTGAGTTACCAAGGGCCGGGAAATTGTTTTCCCATGATTCCCTACGCCCAGGCCGTACTCCAATCCAGCCGTTTGGGTGCGCCCCTGAATACGGAACATCCGGCAGTACAACGGGGGATTAACCTGGTGCTGGGGGGCATTTTTGACCATGTGGCGGGGGGCTGGCATCGCTACACGGTTGACCCCACCTGGACAGTGCCCCACTTTGAAAAGATGTTGTATGACAATGGCTTGATTTTGGAATACATCAGCAATCTGTGGAGTGCGGGGGTGCAAGACGATTCCCTCCGGCGGGCGGTGGAGAAAACCGTGGCCTGGTTAGGACGGGAAATGCGCTCAGAAGCGGGTTATTTTTATGCCGCCCAGGATGCGGATAATTTTGTGCATGCTGAAGACCGAGAACCGGAAGAAGGGCGGTTTTATGTGTGGAGCGACCAGGAATTACGACAATTATTAAATGATGCAGAACTCAAGGGCTTAGAAGCCGCTTTTGATATGGAAACTAATGGCAATTTTGAAGGTTTGACGGTTCTGCAACGCTTGCAGGGGGGAAGATTAGCAAATGGGGTGGAATCCGCCCTAGATAAATTATTCACCCATCGCTACGGTTCTCCCTCGGAATTATGCTTAAAATTTCCGCCAGCGGTGGATGCTCAGCAGGCAAAAACGATGAATTGGCCGGGGCGGATTCCTCCGGTTACCGATACGAAAATGATCGTGGCCTGGAATAGTTTAATGATTTCTGGTTTGGCACGGGCGGCGATGGTATTTCAAGAACCCAATTATGGGAAATTGGCGACCCAATGCGCTGAATTTATCCTGAAATCCCAATGGGTGAATGGGCAATTGTATCGCTTGAATTATGACGGCCAGGTGGCAGTGATTGCCCAGGCGGAAGATTATGCCCTGTGGATCAAAGCCCTCCTGGATTTGCATCAAATGGCGGTGAGTTTACCGGGGGAAGTGAACCCAGAATTATGGTTAATTAAAGCGCAAGAATTTCAAGCTGTTTTTGATGAACATTACTGGAGTATTACATCACAAGGTTATTACGCTACGGCGGCGGCGGCCAGTGGGGATTTGCTCGTCCGGGAACGCCCTTGTGAGGACAATGCCATTCCTTCAGCCAATGGGGTGGCCTTGACCAACTTGGTGCGCTTGGCCTTGTTAGCCGGGGATTTGACCTACCTAGAGCGGGCGGAGCGGGGCTTGCAGGCATTTGGGCAAATTGTCCAAGAGGCTCCCCAAAGTTGCCCCGGTTTGATCACCGCTTTGGATTGGTGGTTCCATCCGATTCAGGTCAAAACGAGGCCGGAGATTTTGGCGCAGATTGCCGGGCAATTTTTCCCGACCACTGTACTGCAACCAGCTACGGACATACCGGCAGTGGCCTTGGTGTGTCAGGGTTTGACGTGCCAGGAACCGGCGACCTCCTTAGAAACGGCTTTGGAGCAATTGGCTCGGTATCAAAGCTAA